TGAGTGATAGGGCTGCACGCTTCCTCCCGCCTGGTATCCGGCGCTCCGGCGTTCCTCACCAGTCCGCGCCGAGCCGATCGACGACGATCTGGTGGACGACGGCGTAGGGCCCCAGCGTCGCCAAATACAGGGCGGTTTCCGCAATATCGTAGGGGCTGATCCGCTCGCTGCGCAGGAGTTCGTCCGGCGTGGCATCCACCAGCTCGTCGGCCACCCCGCCTGGGCAAATGGCGCTCACCTTGATGCGATGGGGCCGTCCCTCATCGGCCAACGCCTTCGTCAGCGCCATGATCGCATGTTTGGATGCGCTGTAGGTCCCCGTGCCGCTCCAGGCCTGCACACCCGCCACGCTCGACATGTTGATGATCACCCCTCCGCCTTGCCGTTTCATCTGGTTGAACCCGGCCCGGCAGCAGAAGAAGGTCCCGCGCACGTTCGTGTTCATCACCTCGTCGAACGCCTCGGTTGCGGTTTCGGCCAGTCGGGTGCCTCCGAAGATGCCGGCATTGTTCACGAGAATATCGAGGCGGCCGAACTGCCGCACGGTGTCTTGGATCAGCGACTCGACCTGGCGTTCGTCCGCCACGTCCGTGGGAAGGACGATGGCCGTTCCCCCGTTCCGGCGGATCTGGTCCGCCGTGCGTTCGCACAAATCGGCCCGTCGGGCCGCCACCGCAACCTTGGCGCCCTCTTCGCCGAAGCGAAGCGCGATGGCCTTGCCGATGCCGCTGCTGCTCCCGGTGACAATAGCGACACGGTCATGCAAACGCGGCATGGTGTCCTCCCGCTCATCATGAGTGATGCCGGCCGGCACGTCCGGACGGGACACTCCTCGCAAAGAATTGCACACTGTATGCGCCGACGTGCGGAAACTCGATTGTCAGCGCGAGCGTGGTTGAGCGCCGGCCGATTCCCGCAGCAGGGCGAGATAGGCGAGCAGCGCTCGAATGTCGTCATCCGTGAGTCGAGTATCCGGGAACATCCCCGTCCCCTCGTGCCCTTCGCGAATGAGGCGGAACCGCGCGGCGTCGTCCCGGAGCTTCAGACTTGAGGGCCTGCGCAGATCGGACGGCTTCGGCGTGAGGCGCTGAATGATCGCCTCGGTGTCCTTCGAGAGGTTCGGGCGTCTGTCGACGAAGGCTTCGATACCGTGACAGTAGAAACAGATACCGGTGCTGTTGAAGATGGTCTGTCCCCGTTCAGCGAGACGCTGCTCCGGTTTCGGAGTGCGAGCCTCCGGGAATTCCCTCGAGACACCCGGGAACGGGCCTCGTATCACCTCGGCCCCGACCAGCGGCGCCAGGCTCACCGCTGCGATCACTGTCCACACCGCTCGACGTGTCAGCGAGTCCATGTCCTGACCCGATGGGGGAATCGGTCTCAACTTGGAGCAACAGCACACAGGGTACGGTCGTGGGGTCAACCTGTCAATCGGCCCGCCGGTTAATTCCCGAGCGGTGAGCGGGAATGGGACAATCCTTTCGATCGGACAGCTCGCGATCGAACGGACGAACGGCGTCAGGCGGAGGAACTGGCCGGCGGCGTCGCACCGGCCCTTCTCTTCCAGAGAGTCAGCACCGCCGGCTGACTGCGGGCTCTGAGCGGCTGTTGATGTATATGCCGCCCGAGACAGTGCAGACCGGCCTGTATGGCCCCTTGCCGGGCGACTTGCAACTCGTCGACACTGTAGTTCACCATCACGAAGGTGCCGTCGACCGCCAAACTCCTGGATGCCTGCTCGAAGAGTTTCGTGGGCTCGAACAACGTCAGGGGCAACCGCCAGGCCAGCAGTCGCTTTGGCGTCACGAAGGGATACCAGGCCAGGATGACATCAGCCGTGAAGCGAAGGGTGCGATAGTCCGCGACCACATAGTCCGCGTGGGGTAGATCCCTCACATAGCCACGGGCCAAATCAAGCCGGCTCCTCCAATGGTGGTACAGCCGATAGGCATCGATCTCGACCGCTACCAGTCGCTGCGGCTTGAAAAAGGCATGGAGCGAAGCCGCGTAGGAAAAGGTGGCGGAACCCAAGTCGTAGACCGTCTTTCCCTGCGGGACCGCCCAATTCAATGCCTCACGCGCGCGATCCAGCACATCCAGATACGCATAGTTCCGGACCGCCGTGTCTTTTTGGTAGCGATGCTCGAATCGAACGTGGTAGCGGGCGATCAGGCTAATCACGCGCCGGCGTTGGACGGGCGAGAGTTCAGGAAGGTTCTCCGCCGGTATTTCGCGGACCATCCCCCGCGACCAGCGGACGGTTCGGCTCAGCTCATACCGGACGCGATAGGTGAGCGAACGGACCCGATCGCCGACCGTGATGTTCAGACGGGCGGTCGCCGGCGCTTCCGATTCAGCCGTCGATTGGTTTGCGGCCCTCGCGTCCGCGAATGGATCAGACGCATCGGTGGATTCGGAATACATGGGGTGACGCCTGTCCGAGTTTCGCGCCGAGGAGGCGCCGCTTCCATTTCGACCGGCTGATTGTCTCGCGAGCGCGACGCCGTGGCAAGTTGACTCGCACTTTCTGCAAGGCCCGCCGATTCGATCTGCGATCCGCCGAACCGCGGCAGAAAGGTGCCGAGGAGACGGCTACTTGGCGGCAGGAGGAGTCAACGTCAAGGTCATGGTCGTTTGATGCCCGGCGGTGAGCGTGACTGTTCCTTCCTGATACCCCAGCACGGGATGCCAGGCGCCGATCGTGTGTGTCCCCGGCGGGATGTCCGTCAATTCGAAGCGTCCCTGTTCGTTCGTGACGGTGGCATAGGGGTTGGCGGTGATCAGCACCCACCCTTCCATAAATCGATGCTGGTCGCAACTTAACTGGAGGATGCTGCTCCGCTTGATGTGGAGCGGAAAGGCCTGTTCGGCTCCGGGATTCAACCCGCTTGAGAAAAACGACGGGATGCGGCTTTTGCCTACCATTTCCCACCCGCGAATCTGGTGCACGATCGTATCCTTCATCGACACGCCCAACAGTTGTCCGATGGTTCCCGTCACGACCCTCGGACCAAAGCGGCACTGCTCCACCGTGACCCGCGGCCCGTCCCTGGGAACCGGCTTGCCTTTCTCCACCTCCTGGAGGAACACGACCACGTCCGCCAATTCCTGCAACGCCGAGACCCGTACTTGCGGCGCCACAATGTTGCCGTCGGCATCGGCAATAGCACGGCAATACTCGGGATTCGCCCCCATCGTCACCCGGTATCGTTGGGGCGGCGGAACCGTGCCGCTGAACTTGACCACTCCGACGATCGAGGCTGGTTTCTCGACAGTCATTTCGTCATAGGCGCCGGCCGGCCCGCCAAGCAGACCTATCGCAAGCAGTGCCGCACAGATTCCAAGCTCCGCTGGTGGATTGCGCGTATGTCCGCCATCGAACCTTGCCACAGATCCCCGTCGCTCATGACACCACGATGCCATCCAACTGAGAAACATTGGTCTGTTTATCCTCTCTTCCATTTTTCCAGTAGCATGCAGACGGATAGGCCGGCGAGGCAGAAGTTCCGGTCCTCAGTCACTCGCCGTTCAGCGACGAGGCGGAGCGCTCTCACCATCCTCGACAGAATCTACTTGATCTGGCGGCTCTTCTCCCTATACTGTCGCCCGGTCCGAGAAGCATTCCTCATCACCCCATGCGCAAGACAACCATGAAGAGATTCCCGTGGTGGCCGACCTGCGGACTCCTCAAGCCGCTTCTCCTGTCGCGACCTTCACTTTGTGCTCAGTTGGGAGCGGCCGCCATTCTGCTCTGGGCCGACCTCGCGGCCGGCTTCACCCCGATGGTCGACGTGTCGTTGGATCGCGACGGGGCCAAAGGCTCGCTGGGTCCCGGAGAACGTGCTCAGTTAATTCTTTCGGTCGATACGCCCCCCCGCCCCCATGAGGACGACATCGTGGCTATCCTGGAAAGTCCCTTTCTCGCCACCCGACTCCTGCCGCTGACGTTCGACCAGGGCACGCGCACTTTGATCGGACATGTGGATGTCGAAGCCCCGGTGCTCGGCGCAGGGGGAACCCTTCCGAAGGCCATTCCTGTGCGAGTGATCGTGGCCTCCCGCCAGGGCACCAGACTGACCCCCTTGGCCCGCCGCCTGCTCTATGTCACGATGCAACCGCCGCAGCCAGATCTTCGCGGAAACCCCGTCGCCGGTTCTTTGCCGGCCGCTCCGTCCGAACCGCCTGTGCCAAGCGGCGAAGTCCAGCCGGCTGTCGCCCCACTGCCTTTTGCGGAGTCCGACGGCACGTTACAGGAGCAGTCCCTGCTTCCCGAATCCGCCTCTGTTCCCAATCCCGGCTATTGGAGCACGGTCAAAGCCCGTATCGTCCAGAGTGTCCGCGAGCATCTGCCGGCTCACCATCGAACAGGGTCCGCACAGGCCGTGACCGTACATTTTCGGCTCTATGCAAACGGGGACGCCCAGCTCATCCAAATCGAGCAGAGTTCCGGCGACGCGGCCGTTGATGACGCGGCCATGAGAGCGGTCGTGGAGGCACAACCCTTTCCCCCATTTCCTCCGGACATCACGGACCCGCACCTTGAAGTCCACATCGCGGTTCCGCCGGCCTCAAGCCGAGCACGTCGCCAGACTGACCGGCCCGGCGGCTCCGTCTCTATTTCTCCCGCAACTGCGTCGGGCCCAGACCGCACCCAGATCTCCGATTGAACACGACCCGTTTGGCTCGCAGGCTCCAGGAAACCCCTTTGGGTGGCTTTTGGATTGCGAGGTCATCCGTTATCTCCGGCAAAGAGAGGTCGCCCGGAGCACGCCGCTAGGACCTCGGCCGGCCCAAAAGCATGCCCAATGCGGTCCCCAGCGTAAGCCCGGCCAGCATCAGGACAAGGGCCTCTCCATGTGACCATTCCCGCAAACCGGCCTCTCGCTTGGACCGGCTGTACCCGGGACCGACCATGGCTTCTCCACCCAGCCACTGGTCGGAGCCGGTTGAACCGAAGCCGGCTGAACTGGCGATATCCGGCACGGCCTCTGCGCGTCGAGTTCTCGTTGGATCGTTCATGATCCCGAATTCCTTTCGAGGTGCGCCGCGCCGGAGCCCATCCGCTTATAGATGACCTTCCTGCCGATCAACATCAACCCGAACGACGTGGCAAACGCGATCGGAACGAAGATGGCCGAAGCCAACGTGGCATTGCCCAGCCATCCCATCTCATGCAACGCCTTGAAGATATAGCTCCCGAGCCCGCTGAGGTAATACGTGATGACAATCACCGAGAGGCTCTCGACCGTATGCTGCAAGATAGCCTGGCTGCGCGTGGTCTTATCCACGCTGGCCAGCAGCTTGAGGTTTTGATCCTGAGCGGCCAAATTCTGTTCCTGCAACCGCAGCTCGATCTGCGTGCGGATGACGGCCACCGTGGCCTCGAAATCCGCCTGCATGGCATCGATCCGCCGCAGGAGCTGTTGGTAGCCGTCCGCCACACCGGTGATGCGCCAGCGAATATACTCTGAAATCGGCCGGATCGACGGCACCGGCTGTTCCTGCAAGGCCTCTAAATTTCCCCGGACGATCTTGTCGTAGGGGAAGGCTCCTGACAACCGATACCGCATGGATTCAGCGAGCCGGCTGACTTGCAGCAAGTCCTGCGTCAGCGCATTGAGCCATTTTTGAAGGGAGGCGGGGGTCGCCGTCCCCATCTGCTCCATAATGACGGCGCGCTGATAGAGATGGCGCTGCTCGTAATCGTGAATCTGATCGACCGCCCGGGAAAAGGCCTGCATCGGCAACATCACCAAGTGGTAGTAATTCTCGATGGCGACGATCGTGTCCACCAGCTTGACTGCGTATTGCCTGAGCGTCTCACCTGACCGCCCGCTGACGTGGTAGCGTTCTCGCGTATCATCGTCCGGCGTGAAGCTGGTCGCCAGCGTGATGTCTTCGCCGAACACCCGGCTGGCGTGGAGGTGGGGGCCAGGCAGTAGAGGTTTCAGATGTTCCGGCGTGACCGATCCTTCGACCTGGATGACAATGTCCAGCGCGTTGACCCGAATCCCAAGCGGACAGACCGGAAAGACATAGCCCGGATAGGTGATCGGACCGAAAGAAAGCGGCTTGGTCTTGTCGGCCGGAATGTGCCATGCCTGATAGCTGTAGTACTCCGTATGCGCTTCCCAGGCAACGATCAGGCGATCGCCATGCTCATCCAGTTTGGCCCCAAAGCCAAACCGTTCCCGTACATCCGCCTGATCAGCTCGAATGGCGAGGCAGTCAAGAATGTGCAGGAATTCCCGCCGGCTGTGCGGGCGATCCACAGGGGGATTAGCCATCCGATGAGCCACATGGTGGATGTGCGCCGGAACATCCAGCGAGCTGGGCAAGAAATGCTTGATTGGCTCATGAATACGGCGGAGAAACGGTTTCCCGCCGTCCGCCCGATCGCTTTCCTGGCCGACCGACACGTCCGGTTCCTCCTCAGTAATGTCCGCATCCGGTTGTACCGAATTCACCGCGGGCAATCAAGCGAAGCGGAAGCGAGCGAAGCCGTGATGACACAATAACCATGGGCAAGGTCGGCGCGAGCATGGATCGCCGGGGGGGAGCGGAGGCGGCGCGGCGGCACGACGTGGATCGGATCCGCTACTCCTCTTCCACCTCCTCTTCCTCCTCGATATCTTCGATCCCCTCATAGCTGGCCTCGCTGAGCGAAAACGAGGCGGCGGCTTTCTCTCCCATGGAATCCACGAACTCCTCGGCCTCTTCAGGCGAGTCGGCGCTGACAATAAATTTGACGATGACTCCGTAACGTTGGCTCACTGGATACTCCTTTGTGATAACGGCGACCTTCGATCGGCTTGATCCAACCTGTCCGTTCTTTGCCGGCTCTCCAACCTCTCTGCACCAAGCGTTGTTGGGTTGGAAGAGGGGCGCATCATACACCAGACGATCCGCCGCCGTCATCCGCCCCCCTCTCCAAACGAACCGATTCAACACGAACATGCGCCGCACCAGATGCCCTGTCGGCCTTTCGGGCAAAACACGGCGCGACGAGAAGCCGGCGCGATCCCGCCGCCGCGGTTACGGCGCAGGAAACGTTGGCTGAAATGCGGAGATCGTTTTCTGGAAAGCCAATGAGGCAGGAAAGGGAGGCCCCGTCGGCTCGATCGTCCGATGATCGAGCCGACGGGACAGTGGAAGGCCGCGATTACTTCATGCTCAAAAAGAAATGGCCGCGACGGTTCTGCTGATAACACGATTCATCGTGCTCCGAACAGAACGGCCGGTTCTTACCGAACGAGATGATGGAGACCTGTTTGGGGTTCACACCCAGATCGCTCAGAACCCGTTTGACAGCCTTCGCTCGCTTCTCTCCGAGCACGACGTTGTAATCGTTGGTGCCCCGCTCATCGCAATGACCGGATACGCGGATCTGGGCGCGCGGGTTTCGTTTGATCCACTCGGCATTCGCCGACAATCCCGTCATCGTTTCATTGGAGATGCTCCAGAGATCGAAGCCGAAGAAGGCATCTCTCAAACCTGCTTCAATGGCAGCTTCTTCTTCCCGACGAAGCTCGGCCATTCGCCGATCCGACTGTTCTCCGGTCGCCGTCAGCATGCGGGATGAGATTGCGCCCTGCCCCACCCGTTCCTCCGAGGGTTCTTGGCCCGGATTGAGTCGGTCCAACCCGCGCAATGTTCCTCCATCTACCGTTTCAGGCGACACGCCCGGACTTGTCTTCGAGAGAGCCGGGGCGTCATGCCTGACGCCGTCGCCGGCGACCATTTCATCGGATGATCCTCCATCGAGGCTGGGAGAGCCAACCGACTGGGAATCCTCCCCATGACTGGAGGTTCCGGCCGAACGATGGGTCTGGACATACTCAGCGTCCGAAGTGGACGAAAACCATTTCCCGCCACTACAGCCTGGCAAGACAAGGAAGCACAACCCCGCACAGACCGCAACGTGTCTGGAAACTTGACGTACCATAAGGAGACTCCTTGTGTGTGATGGCAGCCACGTGACAGCAATCTGCTCGGCGATCACGTCTGGATTCCCCAAGTGTAGCTCATCCAGAAGAGCCGGCCGTGTACTGTCGGTCTGTACCCATTTGTGCCCATTTGGGCAATCGGGCCGCATACAACACGCCGCCAAAGTCGCCGTGTCCGACATTAATACTTCGCCTCCCTCATCACTTCGAACCCGTCCACCTCGAGTCGGCATCAGCTCACTGACTGAATGAGGATCTCTTCTGGAATCCGTGGATCTTAGAAAGGATCAAGCTTCGAGCCAGGTTTGTCTGCACTGACTTTTCAAGATTGCCGTAACAGGTTTGCCTCTGGACGGTCGCTAGGAGGACGGGACCAGGCGATAGGGCTGATCTGTCATGTCCATGCAGTCTTGCCGACTAGGGTCTAGTGAATCTACAAGAGATGACGACAGTGTGATAGCGTTTGAAGGATGGAACATTCGCTTACAGAGGCTCGCCTGTAGCATGGGGGCCGAGACGCCTTCGCACACGGCCCAAGGTATGAGCTTCGTCCCAATGATAACGAAAAGGCTCCTACTGACAGATGGCTCGGAATGGCGGGAAGGGAGAAGTCGATGCCGCTGGACCCGGACAGCCAAATAAAGCGAAAGATATTAAGGCTCTTGCAAGATCGCGGCGGCACATGGGGGCACCAAGAATGGAGACAAATCGATTCGGGTCCTTTTCGACTCGATCAACATATGGCCGAATTAGTGCGAGAAGGATCGGTACAGGACGATGAAGTCGGACAGCATTACCGACTCACCGAGAGCGGAAAGAAAAAGTTGGCCTCACTGGAAGAGTCTGTCGAAGGCTAGAACAGCTTCAGTCACTACCAGATGTTTCGAAGCTCATCCTCCCGATTAGACTCTGGGTTGTGCGGATTCTTGGATAAGCTGTTCTTCCTGGGCCGTCGCCTATAGCTCCGACGCCATGAGACAGGCCCAACTCTTCAGCCGCTGCTGTGTCTCCGGGTTGGGATTCACCAACTCGATTCCGAACTCATGTCCCCGGCTCCATTGCACGACGGCTTGAGGAATCTGGAGCGGACTCGGGTCTTCCGGCAACTGCACCCGCAAGCTGAGCCGCGTCCCTTGCCGAACAGGATAGGTTCCGACCAACCGCCACCCTCTTAGCGAGAAGTCGGTTACGGTCGCTTGGCCTGCACAGTCTTTGCCCAGATAGTAGGCCGGCAATTGGACCGAAAACCGTTGATGCATTCGTGCGATGAACCGTGCGATCATATCTCGCTCTCCCTTGTTGTGTGCCCCGGACACGCCTATCCCCCTGACCATCCCGAATATAGCCGGCGCGTTGTCCCGTGACATGACGCGCAGGAGGTACTGCAAAGGAGGGAGAGATCGCTGGCGAAGTAAACGGTCAATGTGTTGGTCTACCGCTTGTGGAATCTAACAAGTTGAGTCGTTGCCGACCGGCGTCGGTCAGGCGATAGTACTGCCCGTCGTCATCCGTGTGCACATACCCCAAGTTCGCGAGCGCAGTGAGATAGGGCGCGATGGCCTCTTTGCCAGAGATGAGGACTCCACCATTCCCCTCATGCCAGCCTTCTTCTCCATCCTGCAAGCGTCGGAGGAGGGTCCGGATGATGTACCGGCCACGCTCGAGAACTCGGCCCACCTCCTGCTCCTGTT
The DNA window shown above is from Nitrospira tepida and carries:
- a CDS encoding SDR family NAD(P)-dependent oxidoreductase, whose amino-acid sequence is MPRLHDRVAIVTGSSSGIGKAIALRFGEEGAKVAVAARRADLCERTADQIRRNGGTAIVLPTDVADERQVESLIQDTVRQFGRLDILVNNAGIFGGTRLAETATEAFDEVMNTNVRGTFFCCRAGFNQMKRQGGGVIINMSSVAGVQAWSGTGTYSASKHAIMALTKALADEGRPHRIKVSAICPGGVADELVDATPDELLRSERISPYDIAETALYLATLGPYAVVHQIVVDRLGADW
- a CDS encoding c-type cytochrome; protein product: MDSLTRRAVWTVIAAVSLAPLVGAEVIRGPFPGVSREFPEARTPKPEQRLAERGQTIFNSTGICFYCHGIEAFVDRRPNLSKDTEAIIQRLTPKPSDLRRPSSLKLRDDAARFRLIREGHEGTGMFPDTRLTDDDIRALLAYLALLRESAGAQPRSR
- a CDS encoding TonB family protein, which gives rise to MKRFPWWPTCGLLKPLLLSRPSLCAQLGAAAILLWADLAAGFTPMVDVSLDRDGAKGSLGPGERAQLILSVDTPPRPHEDDIVAILESPFLATRLLPLTFDQGTRTLIGHVDVEAPVLGAGGTLPKAIPVRVIVASRQGTRLTPLARRLLYVTMQPPQPDLRGNPVAGSLPAAPSEPPVPSGEVQPAVAPLPFAESDGTLQEQSLLPESASVPNPGYWSTVKARIVQSVREHLPAHHRTGSAQAVTVHFRLYANGDAQLIQIEQSSGDAAVDDAAMRAVVEAQPFPPFPPDITDPHLEVHIAVPPASSRARRQTDRPGGSVSISPATASGPDRTQISD
- a CDS encoding DUF3422 family protein; the encoded protein is MNSVQPDADITEEEPDVSVGQESDRADGGKPFLRRIHEPIKHFLPSSLDVPAHIHHVAHRMANPPVDRPHSRREFLHILDCLAIRADQADVRERFGFGAKLDEHGDRLIVAWEAHTEYYSYQAWHIPADKTKPLSFGPITYPGYVFPVCPLGIRVNALDIVIQVEGSVTPEHLKPLLPGPHLHASRVFGEDITLATSFTPDDDTRERYHVSGRSGETLRQYAVKLVDTIVAIENYYHLVMLPMQAFSRAVDQIHDYEQRHLYQRAVIMEQMGTATPASLQKWLNALTQDLLQVSRLAESMRYRLSGAFPYDKIVRGNLEALQEQPVPSIRPISEYIRWRITGVADGYQQLLRRIDAMQADFEATVAVIRTQIELRLQEQNLAAQDQNLKLLASVDKTTRSQAILQHTVESLSVIVITYYLSGLGSYIFKALHEMGWLGNATLASAIFVPIAFATSFGLMLIGRKVIYKRMGSGAAHLERNSGS
- a CDS encoding OmpA family protein, with the protein product MLTATGEQSDRRMAELRREEEAAIEAGLRDAFFGFDLWSISNETMTGLSANAEWIKRNPRAQIRVSGHCDERGTNDYNVVLGEKRAKAVKRVLSDLGVNPKQVSIISFGKNRPFCSEHDESCYQQNRRGHFFLSMK
- a CDS encoding PilZ domain-containing protein, with the translated sequence MIARFIARMHQRFSVQLPAYYLGKDCAGQATVTDFSLRGWRLVGTYPVRQGTRLSLRVQLPEDPSPLQIPQAVVQWSRGHEFGIELVNPNPETQQRLKSWACLMASEL